In candidate division WOR-3 bacterium, a genomic segment contains:
- a CDS encoding 4Fe-4S binding protein → MSHWRKPLDSDKIKVAHGDIHILKERCKGCGFCVEYCPRDVLELSEEFNLKGYHPPIVVDGDACVECHLCEMLCPEFAIYVILKEENKETLMTDKK, encoded by the coding sequence ATGAGCCACTGGAGAAAACCATTGGACAGCGATAAGATAAAAGTAGCCCATGGTGATATCCATATCCTTAAGGAGCGCTGCAAGGGCTGTGGGTTCTGTGTCGAATACTGTCCGAGAGATGTCCTGGAACTGTCCGAGGAATTCAACCTGAAGGGCTATCATCCACCGATCGTGGTAGATGGTGATGCCTGTGTCGAATGTCACCTGTGTGAAATGCTTTGCCCCGAATTCGCGATTTATGTTATCTTGAAGGAAGAAAATAAAGAAACATTAATGACCGATAAAAAATAG